A region of Acidobacteriota bacterium DNA encodes the following proteins:
- a CDS encoding 3-dehydro-L-gulonate 2-dehydrogenase, with amino-acid sequence MVQSAEIRVPYHELIDVLARILMKVGFTGDRARRAAGLFADASRDGVYSHGVNRFLRFLRALRSGIVDPQATPVLMSPFGALERWDGRLGPGMLNAQQCMDRAITLSRTHGIGCVALANTNHWMRGGNYGWQAADAGVIGICWTNTMPNLPPWGASDPRLGNNPVIIAVPRREGHIVLDMAMSQFSYGAIESYRLKGERLPVPGGFTVEGELTSDPAAIEKSYRPLPIGYWKGSGLALMLDLLASSLSGGKATHEIPGDPEQETRLSQVFIAIDPASIGSAEKVNEIADAIVEDLHRAKNKGEPVRYPGEQVLKTRGENLAQGIPVNPNIWSDIQRL; translated from the coding sequence ATGGTCCAATCAGCGGAGATTCGCGTCCCCTACCACGAACTTATCGATGTGCTCGCCCGCATCTTAATGAAGGTGGGATTCACCGGGGATCGCGCCCGTCGCGCTGCCGGCCTGTTTGCCGATGCGAGTCGCGACGGAGTGTATTCCCACGGCGTGAATCGTTTTCTGCGATTCCTACGCGCACTGCGCAGCGGAATCGTGGATCCGCAAGCCACACCAGTACTGATGTCACCATTTGGAGCGCTCGAGCGGTGGGACGGACGTTTGGGTCCGGGCATGTTGAACGCGCAGCAGTGCATGGATCGTGCAATCACGCTGAGTCGTACCCATGGCATCGGCTGCGTGGCCCTTGCGAATACCAATCACTGGATGCGCGGTGGGAATTACGGATGGCAGGCTGCAGATGCGGGCGTAATCGGCATCTGCTGGACGAATACGATGCCTAATCTGCCGCCCTGGGGTGCTAGCGACCCTCGACTGGGCAACAATCCGGTGATCATTGCAGTTCCGCGCAGGGAAGGTCACATCGTCCTCGACATGGCTATGTCGCAATTTTCTTATGGAGCGATCGAATCGTATCGGCTTAAGGGAGAGAGGTTGCCAGTGCCGGGCGGTTTCACTGTGGAGGGCGAGTTGACCAGCGATCCCGCAGCGATCGAAAAATCCTACAGACCATTGCCGATCGGCTACTGGAAAGGATCGGGACTCGCGTTGATGCTCGACCTGCTCGCCAGCTCGCTTTCTGGAGGCAAGGCTACACACGAGATCCCAGGCGACCCGGAACAGGAAACGCGCCTCTCCCAAGTGTTCATCGCCATTGATCCTGCTTCGATTGGTTCAGCGGAAAAAGTAAATGAAATAGCAGATGCCATCGTCGAGGATCTGCATCGGGCGAAGAACAAGGGAGAGCCCGTGCGCTATCCAGGCGAACAGGTGCTGAAGACGCGCGGCGAGAATCTTGCGCAGGGCATACCTGTGAATCCCAACATCTGGAGCGACATTCAGCGGCTTTAG
- a CDS encoding IclR family transcriptional regulator, whose protein sequence is MSHTKTKRDSRSPYQIQVVDRALALLEVLSHQGPDLTLMQISEMLKLHKSTAHRLIMVLERHRLIEKNSNTGKYRLGLKLFELGTKAIGQLDLRERARPYLERAVLDTGETVHLCVYDDGEVVYLDKVEPARSVRLASSVGRRNPAYCTSVGKAMMAFLPEAQVEIAAQKHGFRQLTRKTLSNMLELRAELAKVRKLGYAVDNEENEEGVCCVGCPVWGFGQHPIAAISVSGPTFRMTAEKIPMVAQSIVNVAHALSRELGMRTIPAAIAGSMSQVVQAQEIRA, encoded by the coding sequence GTGTCACATACTAAGACAAAGCGGGATTCCCGATCTCCTTACCAAATCCAGGTAGTGGACCGGGCGTTGGCCTTGCTGGAGGTTCTCTCCCATCAGGGACCGGATCTCACGCTCATGCAAATTTCCGAGATGTTGAAGTTGCACAAGAGCACGGCACACCGCCTGATCATGGTGCTCGAGCGCCATCGCCTCATCGAAAAAAATTCAAACACCGGCAAGTATCGGCTCGGCCTGAAGCTCTTTGAGCTTGGTACCAAGGCTATTGGCCAACTCGATCTGCGCGAGCGCGCGCGTCCATATCTTGAACGCGCGGTTCTCGACACCGGCGAGACAGTCCACCTTTGTGTTTACGATGATGGCGAGGTCGTGTACCTCGACAAGGTGGAACCCGCGCGCAGCGTGCGCTTGGCGTCGAGCGTTGGAAGGCGAAATCCGGCTTATTGCACCTCGGTTGGCAAGGCAATGATGGCGTTTCTGCCGGAGGCACAGGTTGAAATCGCCGCCCAGAAGCACGGCTTTCGCCAGCTCACGCGTAAGACCCTTAGCAACATGCTCGAGCTGCGTGCTGAGTTGGCAAAGGTTCGCAAACTGGGATATGCAGTCGACAATGAAGAGAACGAAGAGGGCGTTTGCTGTGTCGGCTGCCCGGTGTGGGGATTCGGGCAGCATCCGATAGCAGCAATCAGCGTTTCAGGTCCGACATTTCGCATGACAGCCGAGAAGATTCCCATGGTGGCACAATCGATTGTCAATGTAGCCCACGCGCTGTCGAGAGAATTAGGAATGCGGACAATTCCAGCGGCAATTGCTGGAAGTATGAGCCAGGTAGTCCAGGCTCAAGAAATTAGGGCTTAA
- the kduD gene encoding 2-deoxy-D-gluconate 3-dehydrogenase, with product MILEQFRLDGKTALITGASAGLGAAMAIALAEAGADVVCHGNSRSPQATCKTIERLGRRATGIQADLAQAGAAETLFEKAQQLAPVDIVVNNAGTIRRANAVDYSDADWTTVLQVNLNSLWKLCQTAGKSFIARRSGGKIVNIASLLAFQGGITVPAYAASKGAVAQLTKALANEWASQGINVNAVAPGYMRTDNTAALQRDGTRNRQILERIPAQRWGEPADICGAAVFLASRASDYVHGHVLVVDGGWMGR from the coding sequence TTGATCCTCGAACAATTTAGACTTGACGGCAAAACGGCACTAATCACTGGGGCATCAGCCGGGCTCGGTGCAGCAATGGCAATCGCGCTTGCGGAAGCCGGAGCCGACGTCGTTTGTCACGGCAATTCCCGTTCTCCGCAGGCAACCTGTAAGACGATCGAGAGGCTCGGGCGGCGGGCAACAGGAATTCAAGCTGATTTGGCGCAGGCGGGAGCGGCAGAGACTCTGTTTGAGAAGGCGCAGCAACTTGCGCCAGTAGACATCGTTGTCAATAATGCCGGGACCATTCGCCGTGCTAACGCGGTGGACTACAGCGATGCGGATTGGACGACTGTCCTCCAAGTGAATCTGAATTCGCTCTGGAAACTATGCCAGACTGCGGGCAAATCATTCATTGCGAGGCGGTCTGGCGGAAAGATCGTGAACATCGCCTCGCTGCTGGCTTTTCAGGGAGGCATCACAGTACCGGCTTACGCTGCCTCAAAAGGAGCCGTGGCGCAGTTAACGAAAGCTTTGGCCAATGAATGGGCATCGCAGGGAATAAACGTGAATGCCGTCGCGCCTGGTTACATGCGTACGGATAATACGGCTGCTCTACAGAGAGATGGGACACGCAATCGCCAGATTCTCGAGCGAATTCCGGCGCAGCGATGGGGAGAGCCGGCTGATATCTGTGGAGCTGCCGTATTCCTTGCATCTCGAGCAAGTGATTACGTTCACGGTCACGTTCTGGTTGTTGATGGTGGTTGGATGGGCAGGTGA
- a CDS encoding MFS transporter — MHQTKVDQSAYAPPSVGAAVQASAGGNYRWGICALLFFATTINYMDRQVLGLLAPDLQKIFRWNEIQYGYIVTTFQTTYALGLLLMGRFMDRLGTRLGYAISICIWSLAAMGHALANSAFGFAVARGFLGLGESGNFPAAIKTVTEWFPKKERALATGIFNSGTNVGAIVAPLTVPWIAVNLGWRWAFLFTGFFSATWLLLWLVLYRRPQEHSRISASELQYILSEPVEPTTQIAWAHLLRHRQTWAFAIGKFMTDPIWWFYLFWLAKFFASAHGLTLTKLGPPIVVIYLAADVGSISGGWLSSSLLKRGWSANRARKTAMLICALCVVPVVFIPHLTGLWPQVALFSLATAAHQGWSANIFTTASDMFPRRAIGSVVGIGGFGGAVGGMCIASFTGYHLQYTHSYSLLMLIAGSAYLSALLVIHLLVPGLEPAVIEAEAK, encoded by the coding sequence TTGCATCAGACGAAGGTTGATCAGTCAGCGTACGCGCCGCCATCGGTTGGGGCCGCCGTTCAAGCCAGTGCTGGCGGGAATTATCGCTGGGGTATCTGCGCTCTGCTGTTCTTTGCGACCACCATCAACTATATGGATCGACAGGTACTCGGCCTGCTCGCGCCGGACCTGCAGAAAATTTTTCGTTGGAATGAGATCCAGTACGGCTATATCGTCACCACGTTTCAAACCACGTACGCGCTGGGACTGCTCCTCATGGGCCGGTTTATGGACCGACTGGGGACGCGCCTGGGGTATGCAATTTCCATCTGCATCTGGAGCCTCGCGGCTATGGGGCATGCATTAGCGAATTCCGCATTTGGATTCGCTGTTGCTCGTGGATTTTTGGGCTTGGGCGAATCCGGTAACTTTCCGGCTGCGATAAAAACCGTTACTGAGTGGTTCCCAAAAAAGGAACGAGCGCTCGCGACCGGCATCTTCAACTCTGGGACCAATGTAGGAGCCATCGTTGCGCCGCTTACGGTTCCGTGGATTGCAGTGAACCTTGGTTGGCGTTGGGCTTTTCTGTTCACCGGATTTTTTAGCGCAACCTGGCTGCTTCTGTGGCTTGTGCTTTACCGGCGTCCGCAGGAGCACTCGCGAATCTCCGCTAGTGAGCTCCAATACATCCTGAGTGAACCAGTCGAACCGACCACGCAGATTGCTTGGGCGCACTTGTTGCGGCACCGTCAGACATGGGCATTCGCGATTGGTAAGTTCATGACGGACCCAATCTGGTGGTTTTATCTGTTCTGGCTGGCAAAGTTCTTCGCCTCAGCTCATGGCCTGACTTTGACCAAACTCGGCCCGCCGATAGTAGTCATTTATCTTGCGGCTGATGTTGGCAGTATTTCTGGAGGCTGGCTTTCATCCAGCCTCCTCAAGCGAGGCTGGAGCGCGAACAGAGCGCGTAAGACCGCCATGCTGATTTGCGCGTTGTGTGTGGTCCCAGTAGTGTTCATTCCCCACTTAACTGGTTTGTGGCCCCAGGTTGCGCTGTTCAGTTTGGCAACGGCCGCGCATCAGGGATGGTCGGCCAACATATTCACCACGGCGTCCGACATGTTTCCGCGCCGTGCCATCGGTTCAGTGGTTGGCATTGGAGGTTTTGGAGGTGCTGTAGGGGGAATGTGCATTGCCAGCTTCACTGGTTATCACCTTCAATACACACACAGCTATTCACTACTTATGCTTATTGCGGGTTCTGCATATTTGTCTGCACTGCTCGTTATCCACCTGCTGGTCCCGGGACTGGAGCCAGCGGTTATTGAAGCTGAGGCCAAATAG
- a CDS encoding 2-dehydro-3-deoxyphosphogluconate aldolase, with protein MTREQVRARVREVGIVPVIRAASAKKALAAADAVAAGGITILEVTMTVPGALDAIRQLVKNLGNEVLVGAGTVLDADAARQCFEAGAEFLVTPGFDLATVKAANDAGKVIMAGALTPTEVIAAWKGGADFVKIFPASAVGGASYLKSLRGPLPQIPLVPTGGVNLNTAADFIRAGAAALGVGGELILPAALNTGDTGQITELAKKYLAIVRQTREAEKPALTAV; from the coding sequence ATGACCAGGGAACAGGTTCGCGCACGAGTACGGGAAGTGGGAATCGTTCCGGTGATCCGGGCAGCGTCTGCGAAAAAAGCTTTGGCGGCGGCGGACGCAGTAGCGGCTGGTGGCATCACCATTCTAGAAGTGACGATGACCGTGCCCGGCGCTCTTGATGCAATTAGACAGCTTGTGAAGAACCTTGGGAATGAGGTGCTCGTCGGAGCCGGTACAGTGCTGGATGCAGATGCTGCTCGCCAGTGTTTCGAGGCGGGCGCGGAGTTCCTGGTGACTCCCGGTTTCGATCTTGCGACTGTCAAAGCTGCAAATGATGCCGGCAAAGTCATCATGGCGGGAGCGCTCACGCCCACAGAAGTAATCGCCGCATGGAAAGGTGGAGCAGATTTCGTCAAAATTTTTCCTGCAAGCGCTGTCGGAGGAGCAAGTTATTTGAAATCGTTGCGTGGCCCACTTCCACAGATTCCGCTGGTACCCACTGGCGGCGTGAATCTGAATACCGCCGCCGACTTTATCCGCGCTGGAGCAGCCGCGCTCGGAGTCGGTGGCGAGTTAATTCTGCCCGCAGCCCTTAACACTGGCGACACAGGACAGATCACTGAACTCGCAAAAAAATATCTAGCTATTGTCCGGCAGACACGCGAGGCGGAGAAGCCAGCGCTGACGGCTGTGTGA
- a CDS encoding B12-binding domain-containing radical SAM protein: MNILLLSMPDSFEHMPTVAIRMPNGALTSLAGNVDGHHRVAVADLILVQKEVRSTVERLIGEIKPDLVGMSVMTFQRKTALKIAALIRSLIPDVHIVVGGYDPSLAPQAYMDLGSGVDFIVHGEGEVTFRELVRAIENGRSLFNIAGLSYRCEEKWHENLPRSVHSLEDGEIRLPNRRARVLHGYTMLGRQVDVIETSRGCTFDCSFCSIIQMRGRNFHTYSFDRVLADIRDAREHGAQTLFLVDDNITLNVHRFEELCKAIVAADLDDVEYIVQGMTSAIANYGETLAPLMRKAGFKYVFLGIENILEDDLQFLRASSKNIMRDKGKKVGNATLQAIDYIHRNKMYVVGGLIVGNPNDTRESVEANLSFARRYIDWPYIQHPTPYPGTPMTEDFRQRQLIINDHVEEYDGTTAIVRSEKLEAEEIEFLRWRAERWMKAAHFPVALFRNPKFVLRQGRKMLAHTFRGCTLKTVLGLEDERQAFQRYRAIRRAERAYV; the protein is encoded by the coding sequence ATGAACATCCTTCTGCTCTCGATGCCTGATTCGTTCGAGCACATGCCCACCGTGGCGATCCGCATGCCCAATGGTGCGCTCACCTCGCTAGCCGGCAATGTTGACGGTCATCATCGTGTCGCGGTGGCCGACCTGATTCTTGTTCAAAAAGAGGTGCGCTCGACTGTAGAACGACTTATTGGTGAGATCAAACCTGACTTGGTTGGGATGTCGGTAATGACATTCCAACGCAAGACCGCACTGAAGATCGCTGCTTTGATCCGATCACTCATACCGGATGTGCACATCGTCGTCGGCGGCTATGATCCAAGCCTCGCGCCGCAAGCTTACATGGACCTGGGATCAGGGGTGGACTTCATTGTGCACGGCGAAGGTGAAGTCACATTTCGGGAATTAGTACGAGCCATTGAGAATGGCCGCAGCTTGTTCAACATCGCAGGCTTGTCCTATCGCTGCGAAGAGAAGTGGCACGAGAATCTCCCACGTTCTGTGCACAGTTTGGAGGATGGCGAAATCCGATTGCCGAATCGCAGAGCTCGCGTCCTTCACGGTTACACAATGCTGGGGCGCCAAGTAGACGTAATCGAGACATCGCGCGGATGCACCTTCGACTGCAGCTTCTGTTCGATCATACAGATGCGGGGACGCAACTTTCACACTTATTCATTTGATCGCGTGCTGGCTGATATCCGCGACGCCCGCGAACATGGGGCGCAGACACTCTTTCTGGTCGACGACAACATTACGCTGAATGTTCATCGTTTCGAGGAGCTGTGTAAAGCGATCGTTGCGGCTGATCTTGACGACGTCGAGTACATCGTTCAGGGCATGACTTCAGCCATCGCGAATTATGGTGAAACGCTGGCTCCGCTCATGCGAAAAGCCGGATTCAAGTACGTCTTTTTGGGAATTGAGAACATTCTTGAGGACGATCTTCAGTTTCTCCGCGCCAGCTCGAAGAACATCATGCGCGACAAGGGAAAGAAGGTTGGGAACGCGACGCTGCAAGCTATCGACTATATCCATCGCAACAAGATGTACGTAGTTGGTGGACTGATCGTCGGAAATCCCAATGATACGCGCGAATCCGTCGAGGCGAACTTGAGCTTTGCCCGACGCTACATCGATTGGCCATACATTCAGCATCCCACACCGTATCCCGGCACACCGATGACCGAAGACTTTCGCCAGCGCCAGCTCATCATCAACGATCATGTTGAGGAGTACGACGGCACCACCGCCATCGTACGATCAGAGAAGTTGGAAGCGGAAGAGATTGAATTTCTGCGTTGGCGTGCAGAACGATGGATGAAGGCTGCCCACTTTCCAGTCGCGCTATTCCGCAATCCGAAGTTCGTCTTGCGGCAAGGTAGAAAAATGCTCGCTCACACATTCCGCGGATGCACTCTGAAAACCGTCCTGGGATTGGAAGATGAGCGGCAGGCCTTCCAGCGCTACCGTGCGATTCGACGAGCCGAACGCGCCTACGTGTAG
- a CDS encoding alpha-L-fucosidase gives MNDKTISRRAWLKGAGASLVTAGVLKAQTATQPPAQQIPEGQTSIHMLDPQEQVGEPPAIAANREQRMQWWHAAKFGMFIHWGLYSARARHEWAMENEAIPIEEYTALTKQFKPKPNAPRDFARLAKAAGQKYMVMTTKHHEGFCLWDTKFTNYNAAKQGPGRDLVREYVEAARAEGLRVGFYYSLMDWHHPDGANCATDEAARRRFVDYTHGLIRELLTNYGKIDVLWYDVAWPLDAAGWESVKMNEMVFQLQSEIIVNNRNKLQGDFSTPEQRISAETGGRAWESCMTLNDSWGYQRADDNWKNARTVIRNLITCARDGGNYLLNIGPRADGSIPEASVRILQEVGQWMSKNGDTIYKSDHCEPRRSAYASYTRTGNTLFMHVHYWPGGDVNMCGLKVNAKSVRLFASNQKVEFKQDAYQLHMYNLPQQAPDHPVTTLAIECDAEPTQDNIFVRNEKPRDGV, from the coding sequence ATGAACGATAAGACTATCTCCCGGCGAGCGTGGCTGAAAGGCGCTGGCGCTTCGCTAGTCACGGCAGGAGTGCTCAAGGCGCAGACCGCGACCCAGCCTCCCGCCCAGCAGATTCCTGAAGGACAAACCTCCATTCACATGCTCGATCCACAGGAGCAGGTTGGCGAGCCGCCGGCGATCGCCGCGAATCGCGAGCAGCGCATGCAGTGGTGGCATGCGGCAAAGTTCGGCATGTTCATTCATTGGGGGCTCTACAGCGCGCGAGCTCGTCATGAATGGGCGATGGAGAATGAGGCAATCCCGATTGAGGAATACACGGCGCTCACGAAGCAGTTCAAACCAAAGCCGAATGCGCCTCGCGACTTCGCGCGGCTGGCCAAGGCAGCTGGACAGAAGTACATGGTGATGACAACGAAGCATCACGAAGGATTCTGCCTGTGGGATACAAAATTCACGAACTACAACGCCGCCAAACAAGGTCCGGGACGTGATTTGGTACGCGAGTACGTGGAAGCAGCTCGCGCCGAAGGCTTACGTGTTGGCTTCTACTACTCGCTGATGGACTGGCATCATCCCGACGGGGCCAACTGTGCAACAGACGAAGCCGCACGCAGGCGATTCGTCGATTACACCCACGGACTCATCCGTGAGCTGCTCACCAACTACGGAAAGATCGACGTTCTCTGGTACGACGTGGCCTGGCCTCTCGACGCAGCAGGGTGGGAGTCAGTCAAGATGAACGAAATGGTCTTCCAGCTTCAGTCGGAGATCATCGTGAATAATCGCAATAAACTGCAGGGAGATTTCTCCACTCCCGAACAGCGCATCTCTGCAGAAACCGGCGGTCGCGCGTGGGAGTCCTGCATGACGCTGAACGATAGCTGGGGATACCAGCGTGCGGACGATAACTGGAAGAACGCAAGAACGGTGATTCGCAACCTGATCACATGCGCGCGCGACGGCGGCAATTATCTCTTGAATATCGGTCCGCGAGCAGATGGTTCCATCCCGGAAGCGTCGGTTCGCATTCTGCAGGAAGTCGGCCAGTGGATGAGCAAGAATGGAGACACGATCTACAAATCCGATCACTGCGAACCACGCCGTTCCGCATATGCCAGCTACACGCGCACCGGGAACACATTATTTATGCATGTTCATTACTGGCCCGGCGGCGACGTGAATATGTGCGGCCTGAAGGTGAACGCGAAATCCGTGCGGCTGTTTGCGAGCAATCAGAAAGTCGAATTCAAGCAGGATGCCTATCAGCTCCACATGTATAACCTGCCGCAGCAGGCGCCGGATCATCCCGTAACAACGCTGGCGATCGAGTGCGATGCGGAACCGACGCAGGACAACATCTTTGTCCGCAATGAGAAGCCCCGGGACGGAGTGTAA
- a CDS encoding L-fucose mutarotase encodes MNRRYCLTLDLKDDLQLIAEYKKYHERIWPEITQSITQAGIEDLEIYLLGTRMFMIMEVNDRFSFEAKRAADRKNPKVQEWEQLMWKFQQPLPEANPGEKWLLMERIFKLEK; translated from the coding sequence ATGAATCGGCGCTACTGCCTCACTCTCGATCTCAAGGACGATCTCCAGCTGATCGCCGAATACAAGAAATATCACGAGAGGATCTGGCCGGAGATCACGCAGAGCATCACGCAAGCGGGAATCGAAGATCTTGAAATCTATCTACTTGGCACCCGGATGTTCATGATTATGGAAGTGAATGACCGTTTCTCATTTGAAGCAAAGCGAGCCGCCGATCGCAAGAATCCTAAAGTGCAGGAATGGGAACAATTGATGTGGAAGTTCCAGCAGCCTCTCCCCGAGGCGAACCCAGGGGAAAAGTGGTTGCTGATGGAACGCATTTTCAAGCTTGAGAAGTAG
- a CDS encoding short chain dehydrogenase — translation MDLQLKDKVIVITGGAKGIGAAITRTSVDEGAVPVIVDRDEKTLRQIEKELKAKHKQAVCIQAELSKPEECRRVVSEAHRQLGRIDALVNNAGVNDKIGLEEGSPEKYVESLERNLLHYYNMAHYSLPYLKKASGAIVNISSKTAITGQGGTSGYASAKGAILALTREWAVELLPYEIRVNAILPAEVMTPLYRQWLDTFSNPAEKLASITAKIPLGKRMTLADEIAWTAIFLLSPRSGHTTGQQLFVDGGYVHLDRAIT, via the coding sequence ATGGACTTGCAGCTTAAGGATAAGGTCATCGTCATTACCGGAGGCGCGAAGGGGATTGGCGCGGCGATCACGCGCACCAGTGTCGACGAAGGTGCAGTTCCGGTAATCGTTGATCGTGATGAAAAGACATTGCGGCAAATCGAGAAAGAGCTGAAAGCGAAACACAAGCAAGCTGTTTGTATTCAGGCAGAGTTGAGCAAGCCGGAAGAGTGCAGGCGAGTTGTCTCCGAAGCTCACCGACAGCTTGGTCGGATCGATGCGCTGGTGAACAACGCCGGCGTCAATGACAAGATCGGGCTCGAAGAAGGGAGCCCCGAGAAATATGTCGAATCTCTGGAACGCAACCTTCTCCACTACTACAACATGGCGCACTATTCGCTGCCTTATTTGAAAAAGGCGAGCGGCGCGATCGTCAACATCAGTTCCAAAACGGCGATCACTGGGCAAGGCGGAACTTCAGGCTATGCCTCTGCCAAGGGAGCCATCCTGGCACTCACACGGGAATGGGCGGTAGAGCTCCTTCCCTATGAAATCCGCGTCAACGCGATCCTCCCAGCTGAAGTGATGACGCCGCTTTATCGCCAGTGGCTCGATACTTTTTCGAATCCTGCTGAGAAGCTGGCAAGTATTACCGCAAAAATCCCGCTGGGCAAGCGGATGACCCTTGCCGACGAGATCGCCTGGACCGCGATCTTTCTGTTGAGTCCACGCTCGGGCCATACCACAGGACAGCAGTTGTTCGTGGATGGGGGTTATGTGCATCTGGATCGCGCAATCACTTAG